In the Panulirus ornatus isolate Po-2019 chromosome 57, ASM3632096v1, whole genome shotgun sequence genome, one interval contains:
- the LOC139766199 gene encoding proline-rich protein PRCC, translating to MALVAYSDDSDLGTDSEGGEESLESKVKDNDSVAANTINVQVLPQVKSSSTVSENNCVTSEVDDIIDEDEDYLEKRPSLFASIPAAKPLSNVDVGFTIEESDEVTDVPTVDTWKVTKEIKDNSKVGNISPGKSSKSTVGSSSQKKERRKVQFFVPALSEFADEDEDEEEQMHERKKLKPSSTGTGLISLLPEPKQVYVKEAKRSLVPHILTKRPVPAQKPPKTKPVTEDITHVDENYSDEDEDTAQSPDFFSLSESPSHISTTNKFSEKIVNVLEVEPTSRIPPVTQIVTEHKNVPEEPAAFSESTLNNPQQYPAVQMQEVFQPPQSSEISLESHCAIDEEAMLRLAGKRRGKGEVINIIDVSADDALLTRDEWMTKALSEEKPTQGFSKKREGLPTQKQKQKHQITYLAHQAKERELELKNNWAQNRMTKMQTQAKYGF from the exons ATGGCGCTTGTTGCATATAGTGATGACAGTGACTTAGGCACTGACTCAGAAGGCGGGGAAGAGTCTTTGGAGAGCAAAGTAAAGGATAATGATTCTGTAGCGGCTAACACAATCAATGTGCAAGTGTTGCCCCAAGTAAAATCTTCCTCTACAGTGTCTGAAAATAATTGTGTAACATCTGAAGTTGATGACATAATTGATGAAGATGAAGACTACCTCGAGAAAAGACCTAGTTTATTTGCATCAATACCTGCAGCTAAGCCACTTTCGAATGTAGATGTTGGGTTTACCATTGAGGAGTCAGACGAGGTCACGGATGTCCCAACTGTTGATACATGGAAGGTTACAAAGGAAATCAAAGATAATAGCAAAGTCGGAAACATATCCCCAGGCAAGTCTTCAAAATCTACAGTAGGCTCCTCTTCACAGAAGAAGGAGCGGAGAAAAGTTCAATTCTTTGTGCCTGCTCTTTCAGAG TTTgcagatgaggatgaggatgaagaggaacAGATGCACGAGCGCAAGAAGCTGAAACCATCTTCAACCGGAACAGGTCTCATCTCTTTGCTTCCTGAACCCAAACAAGTATATGTTAAGGAAGCAAAACGTTCTCTTGTACCTCACATCCTTACTAAAAGGCCAGTACCAGCCCAGAAGCCTCCCAAGACTAAACCAGTGACAGAGGATATAACTCATGTTGATGAAAATTATTCTGATGAAGACGAAGACACTGCACAATCCCCAGATTTCTTTTCACTGTCAGAATCCCCATCTCATATTAGTACTACAAATAAGTTTTCTGAAAAAATTGTCAATGTATTAGAAGTAGAGCCCACTAGTAGGATACCTCCAGTGACACAGATTGTTACAGAACACAAGAATGTACCTGAAGAACCTGCTGCATTTTCTGAGAGCACTCTAAATAATCCCCAGCAATATCCTGCTGTACAAATGCAGGAAGTATTTCAGCCACCACAAAGCAGTGAGATCTCTTTGGAAAGCCACTGTGCTATTGATGAAGAGGCAATGCTCAGACTTGCTGGTAAGCGACGAGGGAAAGGTGAAGTCATCAACATCATAGATGTTAGTGCTGATGATGCTTTGCTTACACGTGATGAATGGATGACAAAGGCTTTGTCTGAGGAGAAGCCTACTCAAGGCTTCAGCAAAAAGAGGGAAGGTTTACCAACACAGAAACAGAAGCAAAAGCACCAAATTACTTACCTTGCTCATCAAGCTAAAGAACGGGAACTTGAGCTTAAAAATAACTGGGCTCAGAATCGTATGACAAAAATGCAAACACAagcaaagtatggattttaa